One region of Agrobacterium tumefaciens genomic DNA includes:
- a CDS encoding P-loop NTPase family protein: protein MPNYLENVEDAAAIIASAQRISVVGCSGGGKSTLSRKLVRRFGFEYISMDRDIFWLPGWHARPRQEQRQRIAAIVAKDRWLMDGSNPSSFDMRLPRSDIVLWVRMPRWLCLWGAITRIAKGYGKARPEMAEGCPERLDLDFLRYIWNFERRHAPIFEQNFALYGPNVPVFQLKSRKQLRRLLDLLVIED, encoded by the coding sequence ATGCCGAACTATCTTGAAAACGTGGAGGACGCGGCTGCGATTATCGCATCTGCGCAGCGTATTTCGGTCGTTGGTTGCTCCGGAGGCGGAAAATCGACGCTTTCCCGGAAGCTCGTAAGACGCTTTGGATTTGAATACATTTCCATGGATCGCGATATTTTCTGGTTGCCAGGCTGGCATGCACGCCCGCGCCAAGAACAGCGACAAAGGATTGCCGCTATCGTCGCCAAAGACCGGTGGCTGATGGACGGCAGCAATCCATCGTCTTTCGACATGCGTCTGCCGAGATCCGACATCGTCCTTTGGGTGCGCATGCCGCGCTGGCTTTGCCTTTGGGGCGCCATCACCCGGATTGCCAAGGGGTATGGCAAGGCGCGTCCTGAAATGGCTGAAGGGTGCCCCGAAAGACTGGATCTCGATTTCCTGCGCTATATCTGGAATTTCGAACGCCGGCACGCCCCGATCTTCGAGCAGAATTTCGCGCTTTATGGTCCCAACGTGCCGGTATTCCAGCTTAAAAGCCGAAAACAGCTTCGCCGCCTTCTTGATCTTCTTGTTATCGAGGATTAA
- a CDS encoding type II toxin-antitoxin system RatA family toxin, producing MPQFETHRLVKHSPDRMYDLVADVEKYPQFLPLCEALVIRSRKERDGKTLLVADMTVGYKAIRETFTTQVLLNPAERAIDVKYIDGPFKYLDNRWRFEASAEGGSAIHFFIEYEFKNRLLGAVMGSMFDRAFRMFAEAFETRADKIYADPA from the coding sequence ATGCCACAGTTCGAAACGCATCGCCTTGTAAAACACTCGCCCGACCGCATGTACGACCTCGTCGCCGATGTGGAGAAGTATCCGCAGTTTCTGCCGCTTTGCGAAGCGCTGGTCATCCGCTCGCGCAAGGAGCGGGACGGCAAGACTCTGCTGGTGGCTGATATGACGGTGGGCTACAAGGCCATTCGCGAGACCTTCACCACGCAGGTGCTGCTGAACCCGGCAGAGCGCGCTATCGACGTGAAATATATCGACGGCCCGTTCAAATATCTCGACAATCGCTGGCGTTTTGAAGCCTCCGCAGAGGGCGGCTCGGCCATTCATTTTTTCATCGAGTATGAATTCAAGAACCGGCTGCTCGGTGCGGTCATGGGATCGATGTTCGACAGGGCCTTCCGCATGTTCGCCGAAGCCTTCGAGACCCGCGCCGATAAAATCTACGCGGACCCGGCCTGA
- the lipA gene encoding lipoyl synthase, with the protein MVTILDRTSSEEKRIRHPEKAHRPDTEVMRKPEWIRVKAPTSKGYHETRELVRSHKLVTVCEEAGCPNIGECWDKKHATFMIMGEICTRACAFCNVATGKPNALDMDEPENVAKAVKQMGLSHVVITSVDRDDLADGGAEHFEKVIWAIRAASPNTTIEILTPDFLKKPGALERVVAAKPDVFNHNMETVPGNYLTVRPGARYFHSVRLLQRVKELDPTMFTKSGIMVGLGEERNEVLQLMDDLRSADVDFLTIGQYLQPTRKHHKVEAYVTPEEFKSYETVAYTKGFLMVSSSPLTRSSHHAGDDFARLRAAREKKLLAAAE; encoded by the coding sequence ATGGTCACTATTCTCGACAGGACTTCGTCCGAAGAAAAGCGTATCCGCCACCCGGAAAAGGCCCATCGGCCCGATACCGAAGTCATGCGCAAGCCGGAATGGATCCGCGTCAAGGCGCCGACATCCAAAGGCTACCACGAGACGCGCGAACTGGTGCGCAGCCACAAGCTGGTGACGGTGTGCGAGGAAGCCGGCTGTCCAAATATCGGCGAATGCTGGGACAAGAAACACGCGACCTTCATGATCATGGGTGAGATCTGCACCCGCGCCTGCGCCTTCTGCAACGTCGCGACCGGCAAGCCCAATGCGCTTGACATGGACGAGCCGGAAAACGTCGCCAAGGCCGTCAAGCAGATGGGCCTCAGCCACGTCGTCATTACCTCGGTCGACCGCGACGATCTCGCCGATGGCGGCGCGGAGCACTTCGAAAAGGTGATCTGGGCGATCCGCGCTGCGTCTCCCAACACCACCATCGAAATTCTGACCCCGGACTTCCTGAAGAAGCCCGGCGCGCTGGAGCGTGTCGTCGCGGCGAAGCCCGATGTCTTCAACCACAATATGGAAACCGTTCCCGGCAATTACCTCACGGTTCGCCCCGGTGCGCGTTATTTCCATTCCGTGCGCCTGTTGCAGCGCGTCAAGGAACTGGACCCCACCATGTTCACCAAATCAGGCATCATGGTCGGCCTTGGCGAAGAGCGCAACGAAGTGCTGCAGTTGATGGACGATCTGCGCAGTGCTGACGTGGACTTCCTTACGATTGGCCAGTATCTGCAGCCAACACGCAAGCACCACAAGGTTGAGGCGTATGTCACGCCGGAGGAATTCAAGTCCTATGAGACGGTCGCCTATACCAAGGGCTTCCTGATGGTCTCCTCCAGCCCGCTGACGCGTTCTTCCCACCATGCGGGCGACGATTTTGCACGCCTGCGCGCAGCCCGCGAGAAGAAGCTTCTGGCCGCTGCGGAGTAA
- a CDS encoding helix-turn-helix transcriptional regulator produces the protein MIAASADIRTYTQERPKERHGFVQIVLPVSGCLRIDVAGLQDELSTGRAVFIHPNTSHTQEATTINRSLVVDIDETAVPEQVLERFVHKPFLDIARDTRQLIAYMRGVIGSDGPREDIANLWAPLLIDSLATEKTDIRHRLHALGEIVRAEPFFPWTIETLASCAAISDSRLHALFLEEFNLPPHRWLAELRMDKVCALLRHSTLPIAEIALRAGFSDQTALTRAMRNAMGKTPAAYRRAFGIH, from the coding sequence ATGATCGCCGCATCCGCCGATATCAGAACCTATACGCAGGAAAGACCGAAGGAACGGCACGGCTTCGTGCAGATCGTTCTTCCGGTCTCGGGATGTCTGCGGATCGATGTAGCAGGGCTACAGGACGAATTGTCCACCGGGCGCGCGGTCTTCATTCATCCCAACACATCGCACACACAGGAAGCGACGACGATCAACCGGTCGCTGGTGGTCGATATCGACGAAACTGCTGTTCCCGAACAGGTGCTGGAGAGATTTGTCCACAAGCCGTTTCTCGATATCGCACGGGATACACGGCAGCTGATCGCTTACATGCGCGGCGTCATCGGATCGGATGGGCCGCGTGAGGATATTGCCAACCTCTGGGCACCGCTCCTGATCGACAGCCTTGCGACTGAAAAGACCGATATCCGCCACCGCCTGCATGCGCTGGGCGAGATCGTCAGAGCGGAGCCATTTTTCCCCTGGACCATCGAGACGCTCGCATCCTGCGCCGCGATCAGCGATAGCCGCCTGCATGCGCTGTTTCTGGAAGAGTTCAACCTCCCTCCTCACCGCTGGCTTGCAGAGCTGCGCATGGACAAGGTCTGCGCATTGCTGCGCCACTCCACATTGCCGATTGCGGAAATTGCCTTGCGGGCCGGCTTCTCCGACCAGACGGCACTGACGCGCGCCATGCGCAACGCGATGGGCAAAACGCCTGCCGCTTATCGCCGGGCCTTCGGCATTCACTGA
- a CDS encoding GlsB/YeaQ/YmgE family stress response membrane protein, protein MENIGWIAAIIIGGLAGWLAGKLMDMRFGIFMNIVLGIVGSVVAVAVLRTFDVFVQDSRLGYFVTSFIGASLLLFMAKLVRR, encoded by the coding sequence ATGGAAAATATCGGCTGGATTGCGGCAATCATCATCGGCGGTCTTGCCGGCTGGCTCGCCGGCAAACTCATGGATATGCGTTTCGGCATCTTCATGAATATCGTTCTCGGCATCGTCGGTTCGGTGGTTGCCGTTGCGGTGCTGAGAACCTTCGACGTTTTCGTGCAGGACAGCAGGCTCGGTTATTTCGTAACGTCCTTCATCGGCGCCAGCCTGTTGTTGTTCATGGCTAAGCTGGTACGGCGCTGA
- a CDS encoding DMT family transporter, whose protein sequence is MNKTSLGVIYGMMAGALWGAIFLAPKLVPDFSALQLSTARYLTYGLISLVIIGPRLKRVSAHFGAREWIALGWLSMIGNIAYYVFISTAVKLSGVAFTSIIIGFLPVAVTIIGTRDHGAVSLKRLWPSLAFGAIGIIGISWQSLTESDAGLDVSRLIGLACALGALASWTAFAVGNARWLSRLHDVSADDWNMMTGVVTGGLALALAIPAFAFGGESHSSKDWLHFAAIAAGLGFTASILGNALWNRMSRLLPLTMVGQMILFETLFALLYGFLWEGRGPTIVEVLAISSVVLSVILCMRAHRPEKVVAGLQVKAATSSSGQAQG, encoded by the coding sequence ATGAACAAGACAAGCCTCGGTGTTATCTACGGCATGATGGCGGGCGCACTCTGGGGCGCGATCTTTCTCGCCCCGAAACTCGTACCGGATTTTTCCGCCCTGCAACTGTCGACGGCCCGTTACCTGACCTACGGGCTGATTTCGCTCGTCATCATCGGACCGCGCCTGAAACGGGTATCTGCCCATTTCGGTGCGCGCGAATGGATCGCGCTCGGCTGGCTGAGCATGATCGGCAACATCGCCTATTATGTCTTCATATCAACGGCGGTGAAACTGAGCGGCGTTGCCTTCACGTCCATCATCATCGGCTTCCTGCCGGTTGCCGTCACCATCATCGGCACGCGCGATCATGGCGCGGTATCGCTCAAGCGTCTGTGGCCGTCGCTCGCCTTTGGCGCAATCGGCATTATCGGCATATCCTGGCAGTCGCTGACGGAAAGCGATGCGGGGTTGGATGTATCCCGCCTGATCGGGCTGGCCTGTGCGCTTGGCGCGCTCGCCTCATGGACGGCCTTTGCGGTTGGCAATGCCCGCTGGCTGTCACGCCTTCACGATGTCAGCGCCGACGACTGGAACATGATGACGGGTGTGGTGACCGGCGGGCTGGCGCTGGCGCTCGCCATACCGGCCTTTGCTTTCGGCGGGGAAAGCCATAGCTCCAAGGACTGGCTGCATTTTGCGGCCATCGCCGCCGGTCTCGGTTTCACCGCATCCATTCTCGGAAATGCTCTCTGGAACCGCATGAGCCGCCTGCTGCCGCTCACCATGGTTGGGCAGATGATCCTGTTCGAGACGCTCTTTGCGTTGCTCTATGGTTTCCTCTGGGAAGGTCGTGGGCCAACAATCGTCGAAGTCCTGGCGATTTCCTCAGTCGTGCTGAGCGTCATCCTGTGCATGCGCGCGCATCGGCCGGAGAAGGTTGTGGCCGGACTTCAGGTGAAAGCAGCAACGTCATCCTCCGGACAAGCCCAAGGATGA
- a CDS encoding CinA family protein has protein sequence MSLFPADIEELARRIISDFTAGGFMVSTAESCTGGLIAGSLTEIAGSSAVVDRGFVTYTNQAKMDMLGVGTETLANFGAVSRQTALQMAHGALFRSRADFAVAVTGIAGPGGGSVEKPVGLVHLAARARSGKILHHEMHYGEIGRTEIRLATVRTALEMLITLNQAGSA, from the coding sequence ATGAGCCTGTTTCCTGCGGATATAGAAGAACTGGCGCGGCGGATCATTTCTGACTTTACCGCCGGCGGCTTCATGGTCTCGACGGCGGAAAGCTGTACGGGCGGCCTGATTGCTGGTTCGCTGACGGAAATCGCCGGCTCTTCTGCCGTCGTCGATCGCGGCTTCGTCACCTACACAAACCAGGCCAAGATGGACATGCTTGGGGTTGGAACTGAGACGCTGGCGAATTTCGGCGCCGTATCCCGACAGACCGCGCTGCAAATGGCGCATGGCGCGCTATTTCGTTCCCGGGCGGATTTTGCCGTAGCCGTGACCGGCATTGCCGGTCCGGGCGGAGGTTCGGTTGAAAAACCGGTGGGGCTGGTGCATCTGGCCGCCAGGGCGCGCAGCGGTAAAATCCTGCACCATGAAATGCACTACGGAGAGATCGGGCGAACGGAAATCCGTCTTGCGACCGTCAGGACGGCGCTCGAGATGCTGATTACCCTGAATCAGGCCGGGTCCGCGTAG
- the lpdA gene encoding dihydrolipoyl dehydrogenase, which produces MAQSYDVIIIGSGPGGYIAAIRAAQLGMKVAVVEREHLAGICSNWGCIPTKALLRTADVLHTAQHAKDYGLTLEGSIKPDVKAIVDRSRGIAHRMNNGVGFLFKKNKVDIIWGEAKITKPGEIVVSKTQKKPVEPMGPVPKNTLGEGTYTAKHIIVATGARPRALPGIEPDGKLIWTYFEAMKPEELPKSLLVMGSGAIGIEFASFYRTMGVDVTVVEIMSQVMPVEDAEISAFAKKQLEKQGIKFHLETKVAKVEKAANSVTATLEKKDGSSEKITADRMISAVGVVANIEGIGLEAVGVKTDRGFIVIDGYGKTNVPGVYAIGDVAGPPLLAHKAEHEAVICVEKIAGLPNVHPMDKLKIPGCTYCNPQVASVGLTEAKAKELGRDIRVGRFSFAANGKAVALGEDQGMVKTIFDKKTGELIGAHMVGAEVTELIQGFVVAMNLETTEEELMHTIFPHPTISESMKESVLDAYGRVLNA; this is translated from the coding sequence ATGGCTCAATCTTATGACGTCATCATCATCGGTTCGGGACCGGGCGGTTATATTGCCGCGATTCGCGCTGCCCAGCTCGGCATGAAGGTTGCCGTGGTCGAGCGCGAGCACCTTGCAGGCATCTGCTCCAACTGGGGCTGCATTCCCACCAAGGCGCTGCTGCGCACTGCCGATGTCTTGCATACGGCTCAGCACGCCAAGGATTACGGCCTGACGCTCGAAGGCTCGATCAAGCCTGATGTCAAGGCGATCGTTGATCGTTCGCGCGGCATCGCGCACCGCATGAACAACGGCGTCGGTTTCCTGTTCAAGAAGAACAAGGTCGATATCATCTGGGGCGAGGCCAAGATCACCAAGCCTGGTGAAATCGTAGTTTCCAAGACCCAGAAGAAGCCTGTCGAACCGATGGGCCCGGTTCCGAAGAACACGCTGGGCGAGGGCACCTATACCGCCAAGCACATCATCGTCGCCACAGGCGCCCGCCCGCGCGCGCTTCCAGGCATCGAACCGGATGGCAAGCTGATCTGGACCTATTTCGAGGCAATGAAGCCGGAAGAACTGCCGAAGTCCCTGCTCGTCATGGGTTCCGGCGCCATCGGCATCGAATTCGCCAGCTTCTACCGCACCATGGGTGTCGACGTTACCGTCGTTGAAATCATGAGCCAGGTGATGCCGGTCGAAGATGCGGAGATATCTGCCTTCGCCAAGAAGCAGCTGGAGAAGCAGGGCATCAAGTTCCATCTGGAAACCAAGGTTGCCAAGGTCGAGAAGGCTGCTAATTCGGTTACTGCGACGCTCGAGAAGAAGGACGGTTCGTCCGAGAAGATCACCGCTGACCGGATGATTTCGGCTGTCGGCGTCGTCGCCAACATCGAAGGCATCGGCCTTGAGGCCGTCGGCGTGAAGACCGATCGCGGCTTCATCGTCATCGACGGTTACGGCAAGACCAACGTGCCTGGCGTCTACGCCATCGGCGATGTCGCCGGCCCGCCGCTGCTCGCCCACAAGGCCGAGCATGAGGCCGTGATCTGTGTTGAAAAGATCGCCGGTCTGCCGAATGTTCACCCTATGGACAAGCTCAAGATACCCGGCTGCACCTATTGCAACCCACAGGTCGCCTCTGTTGGTCTCACCGAAGCCAAGGCGAAGGAACTGGGCCGCGATATTCGCGTTGGCCGCTTCTCCTTTGCGGCCAACGGCAAGGCCGTGGCGCTCGGTGAAGATCAGGGCATGGTCAAGACCATCTTCGACAAGAAGACAGGCGAGTTGATCGGCGCGCACATGGTTGGTGCGGAAGTCACCGAACTCATTCAGGGCTTCGTGGTCGCCATGAACCTCGAGACCACCGAAGAGGAACTGATGCACACGATCTTCCCGCATCCGACCATTTCCGAGTCGATGAAGGAAAGCGTGCTCGACGCCTACGGACGTGTGCTGAACGCATGA